A stretch of Henckelia pumila isolate YLH828 chromosome 4, ASM3356847v2, whole genome shotgun sequence DNA encodes these proteins:
- the LOC140865613 gene encoding putative disease resistance RPP13-like protein 3, whose protein sequence is MAAYASLLSVGHILDHLLQHLIPRQMAVLDKAQIDSLLENITFLQNFLEDFSLMRRDEIQGLEEKIVSSANAAKDVIESFVAVQILQNSKAKRRWVGIFRCLDFVKLLGKKGTLSNELRSFILFSQDLQKVIEEISSMKKDVMKIKETEGIKIMEQPSKAATAGSFIRGASHSKNTMVGFDDDLIQIMETLTGDESNLQILSIVGMGGIGKTTLAKNVFGNPLIVHHFDRRAWVTISQQYSVHEILLGLLKYIGVLVGGGEEITQDELGLRLHRSLFDRRYFIVMDDVWSVEVWDGMKRFFPDNNNGSKVMITTRLTNVADDFCSCVPHQLHLLDEDQSWALFCDKVFGPKSCPPEFEKVGKIIVRNCGALPLAIVVISGLLAKSSRTVEY, encoded by the coding sequence ATGGCGGCTTATGCATCTCTTCTCTCTGTCGGACATATTCTCGATCACTTGTTGCAACACTTGATACCGCGCCAAATGGCTGTTCTTGACAAAGCCCAGATCGATTCTCTCCTTGAAAATATCACTTTCTTGCAAAATTTTCTTGAGGATTTTTCACTGATGAGGAGGGACGAGATTCAGGGATTGGAGGAAAAAATTGTAAGCTCAGCGAATGCAGCAAAAGATGTAATTGAAAGTTTTGTGGCGGttcaaattcttcaaaattCTAAAGCCAAAAGGAGATGGGTCGGGATATTTCGTTGCTTGGACTTTGTCAAACTTCTTGGGAAAAAGGGAACCCTCTCTAATGAATTAAGGAGCTTCATTCTGTTCAGTCAAGATTTGCAGAAAGTAATAGAAGAAATCAGTTCTATGAAGAAAGATGTGATGAAGATAAAGGAAACAGAAGGGATAAAGATCATGGAGCAGCCAAGCAAAGCTGCGACTGCTGGTTCTTTCATACGAGGTGCCTCCCATAGCAAGAATACTATGGTGGGATTTGATGACGATTTGATTCAAATAATGGAGACACTCACCGGGGACGAATCAAATCTCCAGATTCTTTCCATTGTCGGGATGGGTGGCATCGGCAAGACTACTCTCGCCAAAAATGTTTTCGGCAATCCATTAATTGTGCACCACTTTGATCGTCGTGCTTGGGTTACCATATCTCAACAATACAGTGTCCACGAAATTCTTTTAGGCCTATTAAAATATATTGGAGTTCTTGTAGGGGGAGGTGAAGAAATCACTCAAGATGAATTAGGATTACGTCTGCATAGAAGTTTGTTTGATAGAAGATATTTCATTGTAATGGATGACGTGTGGAGTGTCGAGGTTTGGGATGGTATGAAGAGGTTTTTTCCGGATAATAACAATGGCAGTAAAGTCATGATCACTACGAGACTTACAAATGTGGCCGATGATTTTTGCTCGTGTGTGCCTCATCAACTACATCTTCTAGACGAGGACCAAAGTTGGGCTTTGTTTTGTGATAAGGTGTTTGGACCTAAAAGTTGCCCTCCTGAGTTTGAGAAAGTAGGAAAGATAATTGTGAGAAATTGTGGAGCACTTCCTCTAGCCATTGTTGTTATCAGTGGACTTCTCGCAAAGTCTAGTCGAACGGTTGAATATTAG
- the LOC140865612 gene encoding putative late blight resistance protein homolog R1C-3: protein MGGDGLCFEILYLSYKHLPVHLKPCFLYMATYPEDSKMRISELVKLWVAEGILKPMRSRSLEEIAEDNLKDLIDRNLIMIHSYWFSNKMRTCTIHDLLRDLSIREALKENFLGVTMKHSLEKRSRIIDDNKRRLITQRSSEEERIKSSFAKLHILRKVLKMGYVCSDEEIVRLFNFRYIDFRLTMFKNMLNTLESVSLLWNLQTVTIAGAWSFKQPTINLPAEIWEMPQLRHIKRDVGVFHLPDPPSTNIKNGRRDVMILKNLQTLRNIRNFGCTDEVVHRIPNLKKLGITYKRFRNGFGWDHYEVYNLARLRNLETLSLESSEKNVLQNVCLPPWLKKLCLRKCGLCWEDLTAVGSLPRLQVLKLMYGSVKGREWNPVEGQFLELKCLRFDGTDLVEWTADSSHFPRLENLQLRFLDYLKEIPCDIGEIPTLRSISVILCNESVNSSARKIQEDQQNLGNSDLRVRWNDRDDAMV from the exons ATGGGAGGTGATGGGCTCTGTTTTGAGATATTATATTTAAGTTACAAGCACTTACCTGTTCATCTGAAACCATGTTTTCTTTATATGGCGACATATCCCGAAGACAGTAAGATGAGAATTTCAGAGCTCGTCAAATTATGGGTAGCGGAGGGGATTCTTAAACCGATGAGGTCAAGAAGTTTGGAGGAAATTGCAGAGGATAATTTAAAAGATCTGATAGATAGAAATCTCATCATGATTCATAGTTACTGGTTTAGCAACAAAATGAGAACTTGCACCATCCATGATCTCTTAAGAGACCTATCAATCAGAGAAGCTCTAAAGGAGAACTTTCTCGGTGTAACTATGAAGCATAGCCTTGAGAAGCGTAGCAGAATAATCGATGATAATAAGCGTCGGCTCATTACTCAGCGAAGCTCCGAGGAAGAGAGGATAAAATCCTCGTTTGCAAAGCTGCATATACTGCGAAAAGTACTAAAAATGGGTTATGTTTGCTCTGATGAAGAAATTGTGCGATTATTTAACTTTAGATACATTGATTTCAGGCTTACAATGTTTAAGAATATGTTGAATACCTTAGAATCTGTATCCCTACTATGGAATCTGCAGACTGTCACCATTGCTGGAGCTTGGAGTTTTAAGCAGCCTACAATAAATCTACCGGCTGAAATATGGGAAATGCCGCAACTCAGGCATATAAAAAGGGATGTAGGAGTCTTTCATTTGCCTGATCCACCTAGCACCAACATAAAAAATGGGAGGCGAGATGTTATGATTCTGAAAAACCTGCAAACACTGCGTAACATAAGGAATTTCGGGTGCACGGATGAGGTGGTTCATAGAATCCCAAACTTAAAAAAACTGGGAATTACTTACAAGCGATTCCGCAATGGCTTTGGATGGGATCACTACGAAGTTTACAATCTCGCCCGTTTACGCAATCTTGAAACACTTTCCTTGGAGAGTAGTGAGAAGAATGTGCTGCAAAATGTCTGCTTACCACCTTGGCTCAAGAAGTTGTGTTTGAGAAAGTGCGGATTGTGTTGGGAAGATTTGACGGCGGTTGGGTCACTGCCTCGTCTTCAAGTTCTGAAATTGATGTATGGTTCAGTCAAAGGGCGTGAATGGAATCCTGTGGAAGGACAATTCCTTGAATTGAAGTGCTTGAGATTCGATGGTACAGATCTTGTGGAGTGGACAGCAGACAGCTCTCACTTCCCGCGCCTTGAGAACCTTCAACTTCGGTTTCTTGATTACTTAAAGGAAATCCCATGTGATATTGGAGAAATACCAACACTTCGATCAATTTCAGTAATACTATGTAATGAATCAGTCAATTCTTCTGCAAGGAAGATACAAGAGGACCAACAAAACCTTGGAAATTCTGACCTTCGGGTTCGT TGGAACGACCGCGATGATGCAATGGTTTGA